Proteins encoded within one genomic window of Christensenellaceae bacterium:
- a CDS encoding InlB B-repeat-containing protein, with the protein MAEKSKVNKQYVFIAIAFVLCLAIVVVAILYVTRTVAEYKVTIFVSSNNYTEKFIEKGEKLSRPVDPAAENGYRFGNWFADESCNTLYDFDRPINRDTVIYAGFVREVYIAVFYSNFVGTQPQSQEFLRDLRAYDSSFPAAVTTPSDPSGHYEFVCWADSPIVGPNTHTYELGAPVTMPIDGINLYAIWQGVHQTVTFAFSADAYSYGQPLGPRVDTSGRYGQSYTVPSDFGTVDHKNFEKYFVGFYRQDIATGVVDTSTIYRTGNTINLLGDVLFVEAWEASTSSVIFSMGDYNGGTPPAAKNYVAGHMFNLPIAERPHYILSGWSDGKGSIWAPETGFVMPESTMTLTAVWSEMTYLVSYDPNALVQGVMNSTSVLYNSIMYVPNNGFIYPDDKCEFKYWVTEENKDLSYEDIDLLGLTKYVAGSYMSNISSNITLYAIWAPKPKPMAVEYKLTNTGVAAASEAYVQGLFANDYTTEYGYYYTIPSYDASLILHEYNDKLFGGFKILNDLTNTAYTSGQQILVLDDITLVFNWVDTGNNIIFDLGGGYMTSVSVPSYVEGFTFTMPPVPSPERTNFEFRGWVLQSYLDEEHGGVAPDWDLIPDTWQTETVKFASLSGLLFVMPEGGITFVAVWRAAAYSIEFSKGLNTYIEGSMSMISTVFGASYVVTSDYDSVNSAVAGNLKVGFSYYGYEFMGWSTRANQTNPEYSIGSTIIMDAGIGNRHLMLYPCFKSIKIVIKYDGNGGTHEGMNIFENQNYYFGQFITLNQAFEKQNYEFVGWSVVSDATLTGYSNGDVRTVAPAGSTILVDSLFIEQLDALSISHFANGDITITLYAIWRGAQTNIVFSSNGGFGTMTAQSVRYGDTGVVLTTNTFVRNGYEFMGWSTSSNGSVEYADADLIDIAGPITLYAKWRGVAVTLTIYLNDHDYTYSPDFITITHAGGNILRFGDTYNFESIGNFVTVNPNKEFFRYNTLATGTGASYDPGSANSQDRSIVLGSTNNFYVIWKGKSKNVTYDLSDVRLDNGNTMSNKTSTGEYNQAFRLTHINVDYQVYRHYSPLGDPLNHYIVAGDIVAGLWISNIGSTSYTFVDGVTTIYPLGSNILITDNTVLKIYWTTDMAQAATVTFDLNNDTDISTAPGSINPMAGVINAQITLPVGPTRNNYIFDGWNTKADGTGIGYDAGDPYTLISAASTLYAQWTPKNKFIRYNANGGTFSGLALNGGDYLSSGIAVKATTLLATFTAVQLSKTDYELVGFSLSAQGNGGGQHVYAPGAAFYMAESLFSNSGAEVTEVTLYAIWRGQAVTINFLGQGGTISSSSPTYSITARVGDTVSLYNDFSRTGYTFKYFTHTSSDSGTKYCEVSTPLSFSINITTAGSITLYAQWQAQTMTVTIKKDTTGTVSYEIEVPYGGTWIMFDPSSTTDGWSFPTGDALWTTPDNGTFLGWKQGSTEYPWNVAYPGEIIVTDFVEFEAMWSVTPPITIIFDRGTGLINDAGVLTQVSISAALGGGFTIPGNLITYSGGTAQFSKAGFSFDGWTYITNSTEFYVGSNVMLNSLYFNTSDLSAYTITLTARFVSNTYIINYIAENGTFEGGYPTIVVVDPNVMPANYEVYGVNTVTHLSGNYILAGWDLMVAGIFDGVIDYTPLQIISTPTGNITLRAIWAPKTKTVDIVSGEATFVPLTSLSSGEKLTIEAAIATALGGIGGLGGLYALTAPNIYYPEVSNSTIVSIGVSYGSKINMYGEFGAFWLIVVVNASGNVTDIYVVEIDVPMVGLTPQTAKFFSNDNGITKHAIGGVNAGGAAVVIAGYVEYTILWQGEQRNVVFEGNGGTLGSHTTVYTSVHYVGETINLANIFVKDNSTFDKWLYSNDAESGSETYIAVGGAFTIDTGSYLHNGTDIVFVAQWTPNSVYINYQGNGGSILVQIAGQGTPYDTTDDEYSNQTLVQDAAPLGEYVYYEVISNPFIYSSFQFLYWSTSSASDATNAGTKYYPGNFSSGRIESILASLTLYAIWGLPQYTLTFNNNNGGVVVQVQARGPVVVPAPGAQFNGSLIDISKPYCKLLYWNTMPNGLGIIYHPGDTLEVNDNITLYAIWADIPVYVYFDANGGTGSVSYDPVARLVGASYITPQWFIEFTPPMGATFMGWSFDQWATEFEAVAAGQPIIIDGSFAVLVGGNPDYYEITLFAVYDGIFAAPKVFNQINTPFTYMGWYPKTFVGTALNTTLNGEQGGLGQSITSVTYNIGLRPALRIAI; encoded by the coding sequence GTGGCTGAAAAGAGTAAGGTTAACAAACAATATGTGTTTATAGCGATAGCGTTTGTTCTGTGTCTGGCTATTGTTGTTGTGGCCATTTTATATGTAACGCGAACAGTTGCCGAATATAAGGTCACTATATTTGTTTCGTCCAACAACTACACTGAGAAGTTTATTGAAAAGGGCGAAAAACTATCGCGCCCCGTTGACCCTGCAGCCGAAAATGGTTATAGGTTTGGCAATTGGTTTGCAGATGAAAGCTGTAACACTTTATATGACTTTGACAGACCTATCAATCGTGATACCGTAATTTATGCAGGCTTTGTACGTGAAGTTTATATAGCAGTTTTCTATTCTAACTTTGTAGGCACACAGCCTCAGAGTCAGGAGTTTTTGCGTGACTTAAGGGCATATGACAGTTCTTTTCCGGCTGCTGTGACTACTCCAAGTGATCCAAGCGGACATTATGAATTTGTCTGCTGGGCAGACAGTCCGATTGTGGGGCCAAATACTCATACATACGAGTTAGGAGCTCCTGTCACAATGCCTATTGACGGCATAAATCTTTATGCAATTTGGCAGGGTGTGCATCAGACAGTTACATTTGCCTTTAGCGCAGACGCCTACAGTTATGGTCAGCCGCTTGGGCCAAGAGTAGATACCAGCGGAAGATATGGGCAGTCGTATACTGTTCCTAGCGACTTCGGAACCGTTGACCACAAAAATTTTGAAAAATATTTTGTGGGATTTTATAGGCAGGATATAGCAACCGGCGTTGTTGACACAAGCACAATCTACAGAACCGGCAATACTATTAATCTTTTGGGTGATGTATTATTTGTTGAAGCGTGGGAAGCATCAACAAGTAGCGTAATATTCAGTATGGGTGATTATAACGGCGGCACACCGCCCGCTGCTAAAAATTATGTGGCAGGGCATATGTTTAACCTGCCGATTGCTGAGAGACCGCATTATATATTAAGCGGCTGGTCAGACGGCAAGGGCAGTATATGGGCACCCGAAACGGGTTTTGTTATGCCCGAGAGCACAATGACACTGACAGCAGTATGGTCAGAAATGACATATTTGGTGTCGTATGATCCCAATGCCTTAGTTCAGGGGGTTATGAATTCTACCTCTGTGCTTTATAATTCTATTATGTATGTTCCGAACAACGGATTTATCTACCCCGACGACAAATGCGAATTTAAGTATTGGGTAACCGAGGAAAACAAGGACCTTTCTTATGAAGATATAGATTTATTAGGTCTCACCAAATATGTTGCAGGAAGCTATATGTCTAATATCAGCAGCAATATAACCCTTTATGCTATTTGGGCACCAAAGCCCAAGCCCATGGCGGTGGAGTATAAGCTGACCAACACAGGAGTTGCGGCGGCGAGTGAAGCCTATGTTCAAGGGCTGTTTGCAAACGATTACACCACAGAATACGGATATTATTATACCATTCCAAGCTATGACGCAAGCTTGATTTTGCATGAATATAACGACAAGCTATTTGGCGGGTTTAAGATATTAAATGACTTGACAAACACAGCATATACTTCGGGCCAGCAGATTTTAGTGCTTGATGACATTACGCTTGTGTTTAATTGGGTTGACACCGGAAACAACATTATATTTGACCTTGGCGGGGGATACATGACAAGTGTAAGTGTGCCAAGCTATGTTGAAGGCTTTACGTTTACGATGCCGCCGGTTCCGTCACCTGAACGAACCAACTTTGAATTTAGGGGCTGGGTTTTGCAGAGTTATCTTGATGAGGAGCACGGCGGTGTTGCCCCTGATTGGGATTTGATACCTGATACGTGGCAAACAGAAACTGTAAAGTTTGCAAGTCTTAGCGGGCTTCTGTTTGTAATGCCCGAGGGAGGTATAACTTTTGTTGCGGTCTGGAGGGCGGCAGCATATAGCATAGAATTCAGCAAGGGCCTTAACACATATATAGAAGGCTCAATGTCTATGATATCCACAGTATTTGGTGCGTCATATGTTGTAACAAGTGATTATGATAGTGTAAATTCGGCTGTAGCGGGAAATCTTAAGGTGGGCTTTAGTTACTATGGTTATGAATTTATGGGTTGGTCGACAAGGGCAAACCAGACAAACCCAGAGTATAGCATAGGCAGCACTATAATTATGGACGCCGGCATAGGTAACAGGCATCTGATGCTTTATCCGTGCTTTAAGAGCATTAAAATCGTTATTAAGTATGACGGCAACGGTGGAACACATGAGGGTATGAACATTTTTGAAAACCAAAATTATTATTTTGGGCAGTTCATAACACTTAATCAGGCTTTTGAAAAACAGAATTATGAGTTTGTGGGCTGGAGCGTTGTTTCTGACGCAACACTCACAGGGTATAGTAACGGTGATGTCAGAACTGTTGCTCCCGCAGGGTCAACTATACTTGTTGACAGTCTGTTTATAGAGCAGCTGGATGCTTTGAGTATATCGCACTTTGCAAACGGTGATATAACAATTACACTTTATGCAATTTGGAGAGGAGCGCAGACGAATATTGTGTTTAGCAGTAACGGCGGCTTTGGCACAATGACTGCTCAGAGTGTTAGATATGGCGACACAGGTGTTGTGCTCACAACAAATACTTTTGTGAGAAACGGCTATGAATTTATGGGCTGGAGCACCAGCTCAAACGGGAGCGTGGAGTATGCTGATGCTGATTTAATTGATATTGCCGGCCCCATAACTCTTTATGCAAAATGGCGCGGTGTGGCGGTAACTCTGACAATCTATCTTAATGACCATGACTACACCTATTCGCCTGACTTTATAACAATAACACATGCCGGAGGGAATATCCTGCGTTTTGGCGACACATACAATTTTGAATCGATAGGCAATTTTGTGACTGTTAACCCCAATAAGGAGTTTTTTAGGTATAACACTCTGGCAACCGGCACCGGAGCCTCATATGACCCGGGCAGTGCTAACTCTCAAGACAGAAGTATTGTGCTTGGAAGCACAAATAACTTCTATGTAATATGGAAGGGAAAATCTAAAAATGTAACTTATGACCTGAGTGATGTAAGGCTTGACAACGGAAATACAATGTCAAACAAGACCTCGACAGGCGAATATAATCAGGCCTTTAGACTGACGCACATAAACGTAGATTATCAAGTTTACAGGCATTATAGTCCTCTGGGAGACCCATTGAACCACTATATAGTAGCAGGAGACATTGTGGCAGGTTTATGGATAAGCAACATCGGCAGCACAAGTTATACTTTTGTTGATGGTGTTACTACAATATATCCGTTGGGTTCAAATATTTTGATAACCGACAACACTGTTCTTAAAATATATTGGACAACCGACATGGCTCAGGCGGCAACTGTCACATTTGACCTGAATAACGACACTGATATTTCGACGGCACCGGGCAGTATAAATCCGATGGCCGGCGTGATAAATGCTCAGATAACCCTGCCTGTTGGACCCACGCGAAACAACTACATTTTTGACGGCTGGAACACTAAAGCTGACGGCACAGGCATAGGCTATGACGCGGGCGACCCTTATACATTAATCAGTGCGGCCTCTACGCTTTATGCACAGTGGACGCCTAAGAATAAGTTTATAAGATATAATGCAAACGGCGGAACGTTCAGCGGGCTTGCTCTTAACGGCGGCGACTATCTGTCAAGCGGAATTGCAGTCAAAGCTACCACATTGCTTGCTACATTCACTGCAGTGCAGCTTAGCAAGACCGATTATGAGCTTGTGGGCTTTAGTTTATCGGCTCAGGGCAATGGCGGCGGACAGCATGTGTATGCTCCGGGTGCGGCCTTCTATATGGCCGAGAGTCTGTTTAGCAACAGTGGTGCCGAAGTGACAGAAGTTACGCTTTATGCAATCTGGAGAGGTCAGGCGGTCACTATAAACTTCTTGGGTCAGGGCGGCACAATTTCAAGCAGTTCACCCACTTATAGCATAACAGCAAGAGTGGGCGACACAGTATCGCTGTATAACGACTTTAGCAGAACGGGTTACACCTTTAAATACTTTACTCATACTTCTTCTGACAGTGGAACAAAATATTGCGAAGTCAGCACTCCGTTGTCATTCAGTATTAATATAACAACGGCGGGCAGTATAACGCTTTATGCTCAGTGGCAGGCGCAGACAATGACCGTTACCATCAAAAAAGATACCACAGGCACCGTAAGTTATGAAATAGAAGTTCCGTATGGTGGCACATGGATTATGTTTGACCCATCAAGCACGACAGACGGTTGGAGCTTCCCGACAGGTGACGCTTTGTGGACTACTCCCGACAACGGAACTTTCTTGGGCTGGAAACAGGGCAGCACCGAATATCCGTGGAATGTTGCTTACCCGGGTGAAATAATTGTTACAGACTTCGTTGAATTTGAGGCTATGTGGAGCGTTACTCCGCCTATTACAATAATATTTGACAGAGGAACAGGACTTATAAACGATGCAGGAGTTCTTACGCAAGTATCAATTTCGGCGGCACTCGGCGGCGGATTTACCATACCGGGAAATCTTATAACCTACAGCGGCGGTACAGCACAGTTCTCTAAGGCAGGCTTTAGTTTTGACGGCTGGACATATATCACTAATTCCACAGAGTTTTATGTGGGCAGCAATGTTATGCTTAACAGTCTATATTTTAACACCTCTGACCTTAGCGCTTATACAATTACATTAACAGCAAGATTTGTTTCAAACACATATATTATAAATTATATCGCCGAAAACGGCACATTTGAGGGAGGATACCCAACTATTGTGGTGGTTGACCCCAATGTTATGCCGGCAAATTATGAGGTATATGGCGTCAACACAGTAACTCATCTTTCGGGAAATTATATTCTTGCAGGCTGGGATTTAATGGTTGCGGGAATATTTGACGGGGTTATAGATTATACACCGCTTCAGATAATTTCTACTCCGACAGGCAATATTACGCTCAGAGCGATTTGGGCGCCCAAAACCAAGACCGTTGATATTGTCAGCGGTGAGGCTACCTTTGTGCCTCTGACATCGTTGTCGTCAGGCGAAAAACTTACAATTGAGGCTGCTATCGCAACAGCTCTTGGCGGCATTGGCGGATTAGGCGGACTTTATGCGTTGACAGCACCCAACATTTACTATCCTGAGGTGTCAAACAGCACAATAGTAAGTATAGGTGTGTCTTATGGAAGTAAAATTAATATGTACGGCGAATTTGGAGCCTTTTGGCTTATTGTCGTTGTTAATGCAAGTGGTAATGTGACTGACATATATGTGGTTGAGATTGATGTGCCCATGGTAGGACTTACCCCCCAAACAGCAAAATTCTTCTCAAACGATAACGGAATTACTAAGCATGCAATCGGCGGCGTAAACGCCGGAGGAGCCGCGGTTGTGATTGCGGGCTATGTTGAATATACTATCTTGTGGCAGGGCGAGCAGCGCAACGTTGTGTTTGAAGGCAACGGCGGAACTTTAGGCAGTCATACGACGGTTTATACTTCAGTGCACTATGTGGGAGAGACTATAAACCTTGCCAACATATTCGTTAAAGACAACAGCACCTTTGACAAGTGGCTTTATAGCAACGATGCCGAAAGCGGCAGCGAAACTTATATTGCAGTTGGCGGAGCCTTTACTATTGACACCGGCAGTTACCTTCACAATGGCACTGATATAGTGTTTGTCGCTCAGTGGACGCCTAACAGCGTATATATAAACTATCAGGGCAACGGCGGTAGCATACTTGTTCAAATTGCAGGTCAAGGAACCCCTTATGACACAACTGACGATGAATACAGTAATCAGACATTGGTTCAGGATGCTGCACCGCTTGGAGAATATGTATATTATGAGGTTATTTCAAATCCGTTTATTTATTCAAGCTTCCAATTCCTCTATTGGAGCACAAGCAGTGCTTCTGACGCCACAAATGCCGGCACAAAATATTATCCGGGAAATTTTAGTAGCGGCCGTATAGAAAGCATCTTGGCATCCCTTACGCTTTATGCCATTTGGGGCTTGCCGCAATATACACTGACATTTAATAACAACAACGGCGGAGTAGTAGTTCAGGTTCAGGCAAGGGGCCCTGTAGTGGTTCCGGCACCGGGTGCACAGTTTAATGGTTCGCTGATAGATATTTCTAAGCCATATTGCAAGCTGTTGTATTGGAACACAATGCCAAACGGTCTGGGCATTATATACCATCCGGGCGACACCTTAGAAGTTAACGACAATATCACATTGTATGCAATTTGGGCTGACATTCCGGTTTATGTATACTTTGACGCAAATGGCGGAACGGGTAGCGTTTCATATGACCCTGTTGCACGTTTGGTTGGTGCTTCATATATTACTCCGCAGTGGTTTATTGAATTTACACCGCCTATGGGCGCAACCTTTATGGGTTGGAGCTTTGACCAATGGGCCACCGAGTTTGAAGCCGTGGCAGCAGGTCAGCCAATTATTATTGACGGCAGTTTTGCGGTGCTTGTGGGCGGCAATCCCGATTATTATGAAATTACATTGTTTGCAGTTTATGACGGGATATTTGCGGCTCCAAAAGTGTTTAACCAAATCAACACTCCGTTTACATACATGGGTTGGTACCCTAAAACCTTTGTGGGCACGGCGCTTAATACTACGCTTAATGGTGAGCAGGGTGGTCTTGGTCAATCAATTACAAGTGTTACATATAACATAGGTCTTCGTCCTGCTTTGAGGATAGCTATATAA